From Andrena cerasifolii isolate SP2316 chromosome 12, iyAndCera1_principal, whole genome shotgun sequence, a single genomic window includes:
- the LOC143375098 gene encoding thyrotroph embryonic factor isoform X6, translated as MSDKDRSSPILVENSLKSLLDPPNIFPLIAKQGKDGLDEKKDADGELWGNVEAQAAFLGPNLWDKTLPYDADLKVLNHYVDLDEFLSENGIPVDGVAGGGQGTMQSGQLHKMNNTEAPGHQGPAGLHLEPITKRERSPSPSECCSPDTMNPPSPADSTLSMASSGRDFDPRTRAFSDEELKPQPMIKKSRKQVRVTSLDPVPSGIVESNRRMILFVPDDLKDDKYWARRRKNNMAAKRSRDARRMKENQIALRAGFLEKENMGLRQELDRLKNENMLLRDKLSKYTDV; from the exons CGAAACAAGGCAAGGATGGGTTGGATGAGAAGAAGGACGCAGACGGAGAGCTATGGGGCAACGTGGAAGCGCAGGCCGCCTTCCTTGGCCCAAATCTCTGGGACAAAACTCTGCCCTACGATGCCGACCTGAAGGTATTGAACCAT TACGTGGACCTGGACGAGTTCCTGTCCGAGAACGGGATCCCCGTGGACGGCGTGGCTGGTGGCGGGCAGGGCACGATGCAGAGCGGGCAGCTGCACAAGATGAATAACACCGAGGCACCTGGCCACCAGGGGCCCGCCGGCCTTCACCTGGAACCCATCACCAAACGCGAGAGATCACCGTCGCCGAGCGAGTGCTGCTCTCCCGACACCATGAACCCACCCTCGCCGGCGGACTCTA CGCTCTCGATGGCATCATCGGGGCGAGACTTCGATCCACGCACCCGGGCCTTCTCCGACGAGGAGCTGAAACCCCAGCCGATGATCAAGAAATCACGGAAGCAGGTGAGGGTCACTTCTCTTGATCCAGTACCGAGTGGGATCGTCGAGTCGAATCGTAGAATGATTTTG TTCGTTCCGGATGACCTGAAGGATGACAAATACTGGGCGCGTCGTAGGAAGAATAACATGGCAGCGAAACGATCACGGGACGCGCGTCGCATGAAGGAGAACCAGATCGCTCTCAGGGCCGGCTTCCTCGAGAAAGAA AATATGGGCCTACGACAGGAGCTGGATCGGCTAAAGAACGAGAACATGCTGCTGCGCGACAAGCTAAGCAAATACACGGACGTCTAA